One Streptomyces umbrinus genomic window, CCGTCCGGCCGTCCGGGCGTGTGGTGGCGTACTGCCGCGTGTCGTCCGTTGACCAGAAAGCCGATCTTGAGCGGCAGGCCGCCCGGGTGGTGTCCGGCGCGAACGGGCTGGGCCTGGCCGTCGCTGAGGTCGTCACCGAGGTGGGATCCGGGTTGGACGGGCGGCGCCGCAAGCTGCACCGGCTGCTGTCCGACCCGCAGGCGGCGGTGATCGTGGTCGAGCACCGTGACCGGCTGGCCCGGTTCGGCGTCGAGCACCTGGAGGCCGCGCTGTCGGCGTCCGGGCGGCGCCTGGTCGTCCTCG contains:
- a CDS encoding IS607 family transposase; the encoded protein is MKLSEWARQQGVSYQTAWRWVKDGKMPVPVRQAPSGTWLVDEVAVRPSGRVVAYCRVSSVDQKADLERQAARVVSGANGLGLAVAEVVTEVGSGLDGRRRKLHRLLSDPQAAVIVVEHRDRLARFGVEHLEAALSASGRRLVVLDPTETADDLVRDITEVLTSMCARLYGRRAAKNRAARAVAVATGEAAE